A single region of the Anabaena sphaerica FACHB-251 genome encodes:
- a CDS encoding L-threonylcarbamoyladenylate synthase: protein MNVSLEVLINAAKAGKLISFPTDTVPALATIPAQAELIYAAKQRSFDKPLILMAAKAEDLWDYVKGDHIEYQIWQKVVNQYWPGALTLVLPASEKIPKVMNPSDPTTIGIRVPNNKVAQTILAQTGPMATTSVNLSGQPALENRAEIEVYFPEVLTLEATEYKGLGIPSTVAKWTGNNWQILRQGSIKLDQN, encoded by the coding sequence ATGAATGTTTCTCTAGAAGTCCTGATCAACGCTGCAAAAGCTGGAAAATTAATCAGCTTCCCCACAGATACGGTTCCCGCATTGGCCACCATACCCGCACAAGCAGAATTGATTTATGCTGCTAAACAAAGAAGTTTTGATAAACCTTTAATTTTAATGGCTGCTAAAGCTGAAGATTTATGGGATTATGTGAAAGGCGATCATATTGAATATCAAATTTGGCAAAAAGTTGTTAATCAATATTGGCCTGGTGCATTGACTTTGGTTTTACCAGCTAGTGAGAAAATTCCTAAAGTGATGAATCCTAGTGATCCAACTACGATTGGAATTAGAGTACCAAATAATAAAGTTGCTCAAACTATTTTGGCACAAACCGGACCAATGGCTACAACTAGCGTCAATTTATCAGGACAACCAGCTTTAGAAAATCGAGCCGAAATAGAAGTTTATTTTCCAGAAGTTCTGACTTTAGAAGCGACAGAATATAAAGGTTTGGGAATACCTTCTACCGTTGCTAAATGGACAGGGAATAATTGGCAAATTTTGCGCCAAGGTAGTATTAAATTGGATCAAAATTAG
- a CDS encoding sensor histidine kinase, producing the protein MNFTNWLYLGTGIGLGIGFCKLFLQSSKSPSSPAQIVPQQQETEISEILDKLNQTQLAYEMAREMSHFKGGFLGRTSHELRSPLNGLIGLHQLILNDLCENPAEEREFVGQAYERSLKLLKMIDEILTVSRIEHGTNKLEIRPIPLNQILQEVHKLTYMLAANRNYPFTVSFPEPEIYVLADMRWLRQILVNLVDTTISQMEEGSIYLSSSIASTNDFVHICLDVPTYAVISSEPIDLMTLEKTTNKENTDLSSGMKLLLNQKLLPLMGGKLEIYPSPITQEITQDMTRLEVSIPLVIPEAELLQSQAQKN; encoded by the coding sequence ATGAATTTTACTAACTGGCTATATCTAGGAACGGGAATAGGATTAGGAATTGGTTTTTGTAAGTTATTCCTACAGTCATCAAAATCTCCATCTAGCCCTGCACAAATTGTACCACAACAGCAAGAAACCGAAATTTCAGAAATCTTAGACAAATTAAACCAAACCCAATTAGCTTACGAAATGGCTAGGGAAATGAGCCACTTTAAAGGGGGGTTTTTAGGCAGAACTAGCCATGAATTGCGATCGCCCCTGAATGGTTTAATAGGATTACATCAGTTAATTTTGAATGATTTGTGCGAAAATCCAGCAGAAGAAAGAGAATTTGTTGGACAAGCTTATGAGCGATCGCTAAAATTGCTGAAAATGATTGATGAAATTCTCACTGTGTCCAGAATAGAACACGGGACAAACAAATTAGAAATTCGGCCTATACCGTTAAACCAAATTTTACAGGAAGTTCATAAATTAACTTATATGCTGGCCGCAAATCGTAATTATCCCTTTACTGTATCATTTCCAGAACCGGAAATTTACGTTTTAGCAGATATGCGCTGGCTACGCCAAATATTGGTAAATTTAGTAGATACTACCATTTCTCAGATGGAAGAAGGCAGTATTTATCTTTCTAGCAGTATTGCATCTACAAATGATTTCGTTCATATTTGTCTAGATGTGCCGACTTATGCTGTAATATCCAGTGAGCCAATAGATTTGATGACATTGGAAAAGACGACAAATAAGGAAAATACCGATCTGTCATCAGGAATGAAGTTATTACTCAATCAAAAGTTGTTACCATTGATGGGAGGAAAACTAGAAATTTATCCTTCTCCCATCACCCAAGAAATCACACAGGATATGACGAGGCTGGAAGTTTCTATCCCCCTAGTGATTCCTGAAGCTGAACTTCTCCAGTCCCAAGCACAGAAAAATTAG
- a CDS encoding GNAT family N-acetyltransferase, translating into MNYRQIQFSEDRAEIDLYQLQNLFNIAAFWAKGRSIEDLGIVIANSDPVISVWNGEQLIGFARANSDGIYRATIWDVVIHPEYQGKGLGIKLVETVLAHPQMQVERVYLMTTHQQAFYEKIGFKTNSTTTMVLYNQPNFSVLGTGEVQLQESLGG; encoded by the coding sequence ATGAACTATCGTCAAATTCAGTTTAGTGAAGACCGTGCGGAGATTGATCTTTACCAACTTCAAAATCTGTTTAATATTGCTGCTTTTTGGGCAAAAGGGCGTAGTATCGAGGATTTGGGCATAGTTATTGCTAATAGTGACCCGGTGATTTCTGTTTGGAATGGAGAGCAACTGATTGGGTTTGCTAGAGCTAATTCTGATGGCATCTATCGCGCTACAATTTGGGATGTTGTCATTCATCCAGAGTATCAAGGTAAGGGACTGGGAATCAAGTTAGTAGAAACTGTTTTAGCTCATCCCCAAATGCAAGTAGAGCGTGTTTATTTGATGACTACTCACCAACAGGCATTTTACGAAAAAATTGGTTTTAAAACTAATAGCACAACAACAATGGTACTATACAATCAGCCTAATTTTTCTGTGCTTGGGACTGGAGAAGTTCAGCTTCAGGAATCACTAGGGGGATAG
- the secF gene encoding protein translocase subunit SecF has translation MTLNINKSRSLWWTISAAVILSGIISMVISWQNPNIKAPLRPGLDFIGGTRLQLVRDCSLPGNCNQPIDINAIREVAKAEGLGDSSIQLISENGQENGITIRTKNLGTDQRTKLQNALSEKIGAFDPQKNQIDSVGPTLGQELFRSGVLALIVSFIGIIIYLAVRFQWDYAAFAIVALFHDILVTVGVFSILGLVAGIEVDSLFIVALLTITGFSVNDTVVIYDRIRETLKMNPDRPIAEIVDDAVNQTLSRSINTSLTTMLSLFAIFLFGGETLKYFSLALIVGFLAGVYSSIFIASTLLTWWRERNEKYTIDTIDTSISSQDG, from the coding sequence ATGACACTAAATATTAACAAATCGCGATCGCTCTGGTGGACTATTTCAGCAGCTGTCATTCTCAGCGGGATCATCTCAATGGTGATTTCTTGGCAAAACCCCAACATTAAAGCACCACTACGCCCTGGTTTAGACTTTATTGGTGGGACACGCTTACAGTTAGTTCGGGACTGTAGCCTACCTGGTAACTGTAATCAACCAATAGATATTAATGCTATAAGGGAAGTTGCCAAAGCTGAAGGACTTGGAGATAGTAGCATCCAATTAATTTCCGAAAACGGTCAAGAAAATGGTATCACTATCCGCACAAAAAACTTGGGAACTGACCAGCGCACTAAGTTACAAAACGCATTAAGCGAAAAAATTGGTGCTTTTGACCCGCAAAAAAACCAAATTGACTCTGTGGGTCCGACACTGGGACAAGAACTTTTTAGGTCAGGTGTCTTAGCTTTGATAGTTTCCTTTATAGGTATTATTATCTACTTAGCTGTTCGCTTTCAGTGGGATTATGCTGCATTTGCAATTGTTGCCTTATTTCACGATATTTTGGTGACAGTGGGGGTATTCTCAATTTTAGGATTGGTTGCAGGTATAGAAGTAGATAGTCTATTTATTGTTGCCTTGTTAACCATCACTGGTTTTTCAGTTAACGACACAGTGGTAATTTATGACCGCATCCGGGAAACCCTGAAAATGAATCCTGACAGGCCAATTGCTGAGATTGTTGATGATGCTGTTAATCAAACTTTGTCCAGGTCAATCAACACTAGCTTAACAACCATGTTGTCGTTATTTGCTATTTTTCTATTTGGTGGGGAAACCTTGAAATATTTTTCTCTAGCTTTAATTGTTGGCTTTTTAGCGGGGGTTTATTCCAGTATTTTCATTGCCAGTACGCTTCTCACTTGGTGGCGAGAACGTAACGAGAAATATACAATAGATACAATTGATACATCTATCAGTTCTCAGGATGGTTAA
- the secD gene encoding protein translocase subunit SecD, producing MQRQRSLLALIIVLVIAAITVIATIPVPLGLDLRGGSQLTIQVKPTEEIKEITERELEAVKKVVEGRINGLGVSEPVIQTVGTDKILVQLPGVNDPEQAERVLGGTAQLEFRTQKPDTDTQLLAFRVSESELKNKQEELRKSQDQAAIEKNRADLKKNNQAIAELFESTNPPLTGKYLKDAYGEPTQGTNWNVAIRFDTKGGELFADLTKKLAGTGRAIGIFLDNELISSPSVGVEFAATGITGGSAVITGRFEAEEANNLGVQLRGGALPVPVEIAERRTVGATLGKDSIQSSIYAGIGGLILVLVFMVVYYRLPGLIADVSLVIYSLLTWATFCLLGVTLTLPGIAGFILSIGMAVDANVLIFERTREELRAGKSLYRSVESGFYRAFSSILDSNVTTWIACAALFWLGSGLVKGFALTLALGVGVSMFTAITCSRTLMFLAVSIPSWRKTELYCPNLTAANKTEVAR from the coding sequence ATGCAAAGACAGCGATCGCTATTAGCGTTAATTATAGTTTTGGTAATCGCCGCTATTACGGTGATTGCAACAATTCCCGTACCGTTGGGACTGGACTTGCGGGGAGGCTCACAGCTTACAATTCAGGTGAAACCAACAGAAGAAATTAAGGAAATCACCGAACGCGAATTGGAAGCTGTGAAGAAAGTCGTCGAAGGTCGAATTAACGGTCTCGGCGTTTCCGAACCAGTAATTCAAACTGTGGGGACTGATAAAATTTTAGTCCAGTTACCTGGTGTCAATGATCCCGAACAGGCAGAACGGGTACTAGGGGGTACAGCACAATTAGAATTCCGCACTCAAAAGCCGGATACAGACACTCAACTACTGGCTTTTCGAGTATCAGAATCGGAACTAAAAAATAAGCAGGAAGAGTTGCGAAAATCACAGGATCAAGCGGCTATTGAGAAAAATCGGGCAGATTTAAAAAAAAATAATCAAGCGATCGCCGAATTATTTGAAAGCACCAACCCACCACTGACAGGTAAATACCTCAAAGATGCCTACGGTGAACCCACCCAAGGTACTAACTGGAATGTAGCCATCCGCTTCGATACCAAAGGTGGTGAACTATTTGCTGACTTAACTAAAAAGTTAGCGGGAACAGGTCGCGCTATCGGTATTTTTCTGGATAATGAATTAATTAGTTCTCCCTCAGTCGGGGTAGAATTTGCCGCGACCGGAATAACTGGTGGTTCAGCCGTGATTACAGGACGTTTTGAGGCAGAAGAAGCCAACAACTTAGGTGTACAATTACGAGGTGGCGCGTTACCCGTACCTGTAGAAATCGCCGAAAGAAGAACAGTGGGCGCAACCTTGGGTAAAGACAGTATTCAGAGCAGTATTTACGCTGGTATCGGTGGTCTGATTTTAGTATTAGTCTTTATGGTGGTGTATTATAGATTACCAGGACTTATTGCTGATGTATCACTAGTGATCTACTCCCTGTTAACCTGGGCTACATTTTGCTTATTGGGTGTCACCCTCACCTTGCCAGGAATTGCTGGTTTTATTCTCAGTATTGGTATGGCAGTTGATGCCAACGTACTAATTTTTGAACGCACACGGGAAGAATTACGGGCAGGTAAATCATTATATCGTTCTGTAGAATCTGGTTTTTACCGGGCATTTTCCAGTATTTTAGATAGTAATGTTACAACCTGGATAGCTTGTGCCGCCCTATTTTGGTTAGGTTCTGGGTTAGTGAAAGGCTTTGCCCTCACCTTAGCTTTAGGAGTTGGTGTGAGTATGTTTACAGCCATCACCTGTAGTCGTACCTTGATGTTTTTAGCTGTTTCCATTCCCTCTTGGCGGAAAACAGAACTCTACTGTCCTAACCTAACAGCAGCAAATAAGACGGAGGTGGCTAGATGA
- a CDS encoding alpha-ketoacid dehydrogenase subunit beta, which yields MAETLFFNALREAIDEEMSRDSSVFVLGEDVGHYGGSYKVTKDLCKKYGDLRVLDTPIAENSFTGLAVGAAMTGLRPIIEGMNMGFLLLAFNQISNNAGMLRYTSGGNFKIPMVIRGPGGVGKQLGAEHSQRLEAYFQAVPGLKIVACSTPYNAKGLLKAAIRDDNPVLFFEHVLLYNLKENLPEEEYVLPLDKAEVVRRGKDVTILTYSRMRYHVLQAVKTLEKQGYDPEVIDLISLKPLDFDTIGDSIRKTHRVVIVEECMRTGGIGAELTASINDRLFDELDAPVLRLSSQDIPTPYNGNLERLTIVQPEQIVEAVQKMVALRV from the coding sequence ATGGCAGAAACACTATTTTTCAACGCCCTGCGGGAAGCCATCGATGAAGAAATGTCCCGCGACTCTAGCGTATTTGTTCTTGGTGAAGACGTAGGACACTATGGCGGTTCCTATAAAGTTACTAAAGACCTATGCAAAAAGTATGGTGATCTGCGAGTCTTAGATACCCCCATTGCTGAAAATAGCTTTACCGGCTTGGCTGTGGGAGCAGCAATGACGGGATTAAGACCTATCATTGAAGGCATGAACATGGGCTTTTTGCTCCTAGCTTTCAACCAAATTTCTAACAACGCGGGTATGTTACGCTATACTTCCGGCGGTAACTTTAAAATCCCGATGGTCATCCGTGGTCCTGGGGGTGTGGGAAAACAACTGGGTGCAGAACACTCCCAACGACTAGAAGCTTATTTCCAAGCGGTTCCCGGTTTAAAAATTGTCGCTTGTTCCACACCTTACAACGCTAAGGGGTTATTAAAGGCAGCTATCCGCGATGATAACCCAGTGTTATTTTTTGAACACGTTTTACTCTATAACTTAAAAGAAAATCTGCCAGAAGAAGAATATGTACTACCACTAGATAAAGCAGAAGTAGTACGTCGTGGAAAAGACGTGACAATTCTTACCTATTCTCGGATGCGGTATCATGTACTGCAAGCCGTAAAAACTTTGGAAAAACAAGGATACGATCCAGAAGTTATTGACTTGATATCTCTCAAACCTCTAGATTTTGATACTATTGGTGATTCAATACGGAAAACCCACCGTGTCGTTATTGTCGAAGAGTGCATGAGAACTGGGGGTATTGGCGCAGAATTAACCGCCTCCATCAATGACAGGTTATTTGATGAATTAGACGCGCCTGTACTGCGTCTTTCTTCCCAAGATATTCCCACACCTTACAACGGTAATCTGGAACGCTTAACCATTGTCCAACCAGAGCAAATTGTCGAAGCTGTCCAGAAAATGGTAGCTTTGCGAGTATAG
- a CDS encoding D-alanine--D-alanine ligase family protein, with amino-acid sequence MSKLRVGLLFGGRSGEHEVSIISARAIANALSAEENSHKYEILPFYIQKDGVWQAGKVAQEVLISGVARENPAVTPNLWQFPPQAAEIELWFPILHGPNGEDGTIQGLLTLMQVPFVGSGVLGSASGMDKIGMKTAFAQAGLPQVKYKALTRAQVWSNPCVFPKLCDEIEAKLGYPCFVKPANLGSSVGIAKVRSRQELEAALDNAATYDRRIIVEAGVIAREVECAVLGNDNPKVSVIGEITFESDFYDYETKYTQGKADLLIPAPLPEAVVQQIQEMALKAFAAIDAAGLARVDFFYVEATGEILINEINTLPGFTSTSMYPQLWANSGISFPELVDQLIQLAIERK; translated from the coding sequence ATGTCTAAACTGCGAGTGGGGTTGCTGTTTGGTGGACGTTCTGGAGAACATGAAGTTTCAATAATTTCTGCACGAGCGATCGCAAATGCCTTGAGTGCAGAAGAAAATAGTCATAAATACGAAATTCTGCCTTTCTACATCCAAAAAGATGGCGTTTGGCAAGCTGGGAAAGTAGCACAAGAAGTTTTAATATCAGGTGTAGCTAGAGAAAATCCAGCCGTAACTCCTAATTTATGGCAATTTCCACCACAAGCAGCAGAAATTGAGCTTTGGTTTCCCATTCTCCATGGTCCCAACGGAGAAGATGGGACAATTCAAGGGCTACTAACTTTAATGCAAGTCCCCTTTGTGGGTTCTGGGGTTTTAGGTTCCGCAAGCGGGATGGATAAAATCGGCATGAAAACCGCTTTCGCCCAAGCCGGACTACCCCAGGTAAAATATAAAGCATTAACTAGGGCGCAAGTTTGGTCAAATCCTTGTGTATTTCCTAAATTGTGTGATGAAATAGAAGCAAAATTAGGTTATCCTTGTTTTGTCAAACCTGCTAATCTGGGTTCATCGGTAGGAATTGCCAAAGTGCGATCGCGCCAAGAATTAGAAGCAGCTTTAGATAATGCTGCAACTTATGATAGACGCATCATTGTCGAAGCGGGAGTAATCGCTAGAGAAGTAGAATGTGCAGTTTTAGGTAACGATAATCCCAAAGTCTCGGTTATTGGAGAGATTACTTTTGAGAGCGATTTTTACGATTACGAAACTAAATATACTCAGGGTAAAGCTGATTTATTAATTCCTGCCCCACTACCAGAAGCAGTTGTTCAGCAAATTCAAGAAATGGCATTAAAAGCCTTTGCAGCCATTGATGCTGCTGGTTTAGCCAGAGTTGACTTTTTCTATGTGGAAGCTACCGGGGAAATCTTGATTAACGAAATTAACACCTTACCAGGGTTTACATCCACAAGTATGTATCCTCAACTTTGGGCTAATAGTGGTATTTCTTTTCCCGAATTAGTAGATCAATTAATTCAACTAGCAATTGAGCGTAAATGA